A window of Streptomyces sp. Je 1-332 genomic DNA:
GAGTTCTCCGGTGCGGTGCTCACCGCCGTGAACATGGGGCGGGACGCGGATACGACTGCCGCGGTCGCTGGGGCGCTGGCGGGGGCGACGTGTGGCGCCTCCGCGATCCCACCTCCATGGGCGGCCGCGATCGCCCCGGCGCGGGGCAGTTGCCTTCCCTCGATGCGGGGGCATCACGTGCTGGACGTGGCGGAGTTGCTTGTTTCTGACCTGGGGGTCTCATGACGGAGAACAAGCCCGCCGCTTCGCGGCGGATCTCCCCCACCCACCCACCCGTTTACCCCGCAGCTGCTCCCGCTGCTGTGCCCACGATGCAGGGTGCAGATCAACAAGGCGTCCAGCAAAGCGAGGCATCCGCAAGTCACATCGAGGGCCTCCTCCTAGGCCTCGCGGCAGGCGACGCCGCAGGCTGGCCCGCAGCCAAGCACCGCGCAGCCCGCATGCCCGAGTGGACAAGAAGACTCACCCGCGAACTGGACACCTTCGCCGAGCAGAACGCGACGACCACCCTCCCCGTCCCCATCGCGCTCAATCAACCCCCGGAACCCCTCCGCCTCGGCCCTTCGGACGACGCCGAATGGGCGGCCTTCGCCGCCGAGTCACTGCTCCGCGCGGCGGACGGAACGCTCGACCCCCAGCTGTCCCGGGACCGCCGGGTCCGCGCGGCCCTCGACCTGGCCTGGAACACCCTCGCCAGTGAAATCGCCGCGGCAGCGGCCCGCGCCCCCGAGGTCGAGTCCGCGGTACTCCCCCTCCGCGCCCGCATCTCCGTACGCGCGGGCCTCGGCAATCTCGCCACCGGCCTGCGCCCGCCCGCCACCGGCCACGACAACCCCCACTTCTTCGACGACGCCGCCTGCGTACGCGCCTGCGTCCTCGCCCTCGTCCACCCGGGCGACCCCGAACAGGCCGCCGCCCTCGCCGAGTTCGATGCCCGCTACACCCAGGACGGCGACGGCGTGCACGGCGCCCGCGCCATGGCCGCGGCGATCGCGGCGGCGCTCGGTGGCGCCGACGTCGAGACGACCGTGGACGCCGCCCTCGCCCAGCTCCCGGAGCACACCGAGATCGGCCGCAACGCCTGGCACGCCGTGAAGCTCGCCCGCACCCAGACCACCGAGGACGGAGCCTTCGGTCTAGTCCCGCTCCTGGAACACCAGATCGTCGACCACGTCTACAGCTACGGCATCGCCGCCGCCGAGACCGTCCCGGTCGCCCTCGCCCTGACCACCGCGGCCCGCGGCCGCATCCGCGACGCGGTGCCCGCCGCGGCCTGCCTCTCCCGCGTCGCGGACTCCGCCCCCGCCCTGGCCGGCGCGCTGACCGGCGCGCTCGGCACGGCCACCGCCATCCCCGACTCCTGGCGCGACGCCTGCCGCACCCTCTCCGGCTGCGCGCTCCCCCGCCTCGCGGGCACCGACCTGGTGGAACTCGCCGGGCACCTGGCAGCCACGGAACTGACCGCTCCGGGAGGACAATTCCGGCATGAAGGCATCAATGGAACCAACGGGCCCGGATCTCCCTGACCGCATCACCGCATGTCTGGTGGGAGCGGCGGTCGGCGATGCCATCGGCGGCCCCGTCGAGGGTTACTCCCCCGAGCAGATCGTCGAACGGCACGGCGGCCGCGTACACGGCATCGTCGGCCCCTGGAACGGCGACCAGTGGCGTACCGCCCGCCCCATCGCGCCGTACCACAAGGGTGATGGACACATCACCGACGACACCTTGATGACGCACGCGCTCATCCGCGTGTACGCCATCGTCCGCGACCACCTGGACGCCTACGCGGTGGCCGACCACCTGGTCCCCGACCTCATGACGAACCCCCGCTGGATCCCGGAGATGGAGACGGAGACCATCCCGCTCCACCGCGTCTTCCTCGCCGAGAAGTGGATCGTCGCGCGCCTCCACTACGGCCACGTCGACCCGCGCGAGGCGGGCACCGGAAACATCGTCAACTGCGGTGCGGCGATGTACATGGCACCGGTCGGTCTGGTCAACGCGGCGAACCCGGAGGGCGCGTACGCCGAGGCCCTCGACATCGCGGGCGCGCACCAGTCCTCGTACGGACGTGAGGCGGCCGCGGTCTTCGCCGCGGCGGTGGCGGCGGCCTGCACGCCGGGCGCGACGCCGACTTCGGTGATCGACACCGCCCTCTCCCTCGCGAAGGACGGAACGCGGGCGGCGATCGAGTCGGCGGTCGAAGTGGCCTCCCACCACCGGGACTTCGAGTCGGCGCTCGACCCGCTGCGCACCGCCGTCATCCCCTTCGACACGGTCGGCCCGGACTACCGCGCCCCGTCCCTCGGCGCCCGCCGCCCCTCCCGCCTGCACTCCATCGAGGAACTCCCGATCGCGCTCGGCATGCTCCTGGTGGGCGACGGCGACTACCGCCACACGGTGCTCGGCTCGGTCAACTACGGCCGTGACTGCGACTCCATCGCGACCATGAGCGGCGCACTCGCGGGCGCCCTCGGCTCGGAGGCCCCGCCCGAGTGGTCGAAGACGGTCGCGGAGGCGAGCCGCCTGGACCTGCACGCCCCCGCGGCGACGCTCGCGGAGGTCACCCGGGAGATCTTCACCCGAGACGTACGACGCCGCCGAGCCCACGAGGCGGCATACGCGGCCCTGACGGCCACCCCATGATCCGCCTCACCTGGGTCCAGCCGGAGGACTTGATCGGCCACGAACTCCGCCAGTCTGAGGAGGAGGGCAAGGACGTCAGCTCCGTACGTTCTCGCTGGCTGAAGGCAGGCGGCCACCTGGCGCCACCAAGAGCAGGCGCGTCCCCGACACCCCCCGCTCCCCACCTACGGGCTCTGGCGGAGGAACTCCTGACCGAACTGTCCCAGCCGCCATCGTTGTGCCCACCCGCACCAGTGAACAAGGCCCCGCTGCAGGCGGTTTCGGGAAGGGGCGGGCTTGGGGAAAAAGAAGCCCTACGTCACCGCCTGCACGCCGCCTGGCTAGGCAGAGCAGCAGGCTGCCTCCTGGGCAAGCCGGTAGAAAAGCTCCCGCTGGAAGCCATCCGCAGCCTCGCCAAAGCAACAGGCAACTGGCCCCTATGCACCTGGTTCACGGAAAAGGGCCTCCCCCAGGACCTCAAGAACACCCACCCCTGGAACAAACGCTCCGCGCACACCTCCCTCGCCGAGAACATCGACGGCATGCCGGAGGACGACGACCTCAACTACCCCCTCCTCAACCTCCGCCTGCTCCAACGCCACGGCAAGGACTTCACCACCACGGACGTGGCAAGGCTCTGGCTGGACGAGCTCCCCGCGGCCCGCACCTTCACCGCCGAACGCATCGCCTACCGCAACCTCCTCACCGGTATCGAGCCCCCGCACACCGCCACCCACCACAACCCGTTCCGCGAATGGATCGGCGCCCTGATCCGCGCCGACGTCCACGGCTGGACGAACCCGGGCGCACCCACGGCCGCCGCCGGCCAGGCCCGCCGCGACGCAAGCCTCAGCCACACCGCCAACGGCGTGTACGGCGCGATGTTCGCGGCGGCCACCATCGCGGAGGCGGCGGCGGGCACCGGAGACGTCCACCACTGCCTGCGCACGGGACTGACCGTCGTACCGCGGGACTCACGCCTGGCCCACGCGATCCACCACGGCATCCAACTGGCCCAAAGCACACAGCACTTCGACGACGTCGTGGACGACCTGCACGCCGCCCACGGCCACCACCACTGGGTACACGTCATCCCCAACGCCGCCCTCCTGTCCGCCGCCCTCACCCACGCCGACGGCGACTTCACAGGCTCCATCACCCGTGCCGTGTCCGGCGGCTGGGACACCGACTCGAACGGCGCTACCGCCGGTTCGATCGCGGGCCTGCTCGCGGGCCACCCGGGCGCGCTGCCCGACCGCTGGACCTCCCCGCTCAAGAACCGCCTGGCCAGCTCCGTCCCCGGCTTCGACGGCATCGGCTTCGACACCCTCGCCGACCTCACCACCGAACTCGCCGCACCATCCGAACTCGCCCAGGAGACCCAGGAGAGAGCCCACCCATGACCCACATCGCCGTGCTCGGCAGCACGAACATGGACCTCGTCGCGTACGTCAGCAAGGCACCGCAGCTCGGGGAGACCGTCACCGGGCGCGAGTTCCGTACGCTCCCCGGCGGCAAGGGCGCCAACCAGGCCGTCGCCGCGGCCCGCGCGGGCGCCGACGCCGTGTCGATGATCGGCGCGGTCGGCGCCGACGCCTTCGGCACCCAGCTGCGCGCAGCGCTCGAACACTCCGGTGTCGACATCGACCTGCTGCGCACCGTCGACACCGCGGCCACCGGCACCGCGCACATCGTGGTCGACGACGAGGGCGGCAACGCGATCGTCGTCATCCCCGGCGCCAACGGCACGCTCACCGCACTCGCCCCGGGCGACGAGGGCCTGATCGCCTCCGCCGACGCCCTCCTGCTCCAGCTGGAGATCCCCGTCGACGGGGTGCTCGCCGCCGCACAGGCCGCCCGCAGACACGGCGTGCGCACCATCCTCACGCCGGCCCCCGCTCAGCCGCTGCCCCCCGAACTCCTCGACTCCATCGACCTGTTGGTGCCCAACGAGTACGAGGCGGCCACCCTCACCGGCCTGACCGATCCGCACGACGCCGCCCGTTCGCTCCTCTCCCAGGTCCCCGAAGTCGTCATCACACTCGGCTCACGCGGCAGCCTGTACGCGGCCAGGGGCGCCGAGCCGGTCATGGTCGAGGCCCCGCACGTCACCGCCGTCGACACGACCGGCGCGGGCGACACCTTCGTCGGCACCCTCGCGGTGGCGCTGGCAGAAGGGGGCTCCGTGGCGGACGCGCTCACCTGGGCGTCATCGGCCGCCGCGCTCTCCGTCCAGCGCCCGGGGGCGTCGTCGTCCATGCCGTTCCGCTCCGAGATCGACACCCAGGCGAACGGCTTCCGGACGAACGGCACCACGTCATGACGGCTCCCCTCAGCGGCCTCCGCGTCCTCGACCTGGCGACGCTCTTCGCAGGTCCGCTCGCCGCGACGATGCTCGGCGACTTCGGAGCGGAAGTCATCAAGGTCGAGCATCCGCGGAGGCCCGACCCGTCCCGTGGGCACGGCCCGTCGAAGGACGGCGTCGGCCTCTGGTGGAAGATCCTCGGCCGCAACAAGCGCACGATGACGCTCGACCTCTCCACACCCGGCGGCCGCGAGACCCTGCTGCGCCTGGCCTCGACGGCGGACGTGGTCGTCGAGAACTTCCGCCCGGGGACCCTGGAGAAGTGGGACCTCGGCTGGGAGGAGCTGAGCGGGGTGAACCCCCGCCTCGTCCTGACCCGCGTCACGGGCTTCGGCCAGTTCGGCCCCTACTCCCGCCGCCCCGGCTTCGGCACCCTCGCGGAGGCGATGAGCGGTTTCGCCGCGATCACCGGCGAGCCGGACGGGCCGCCCACCCTGCCGCCCTTCGGGCTCGCCGACTCCATCGCGGGCCTCGCGACGGCGTACGCGGTGATGACGGCGCTCGCGGCCCGTGACCGGACGGGCAAGGGGCAGGTGGTGGACATGGCGATCATCGAACCGATCCTCACGGTCCTCGGCCCGCAGCCGCTCTGGTACGACCAGCTCGGCCACGTCCAGCCCCGCACCGGCAACCGCTCCACCAACAACGCGCCCCGCAACACCTACCGTACGGCGGACGGCAGTTGGGTCGCGGTCTCCACGTCCGCCCAGTCGATCGCGGAGCGCGTGATGCGCCTGGTGGGCCGCCCGGAGCTGATCTCCGAGCCCTGGTTCACGACGGGCGCGGACCGCGCGGCCCACGCGGACGAGCTCGACGGGGCGGTCGGCGCCTGGATCGCCCTGCACACCCGCGCCGAGGTGATCGAGGCCTTCGAGAAGGCGGAGGCCGCGGTCGCTCCCATCCAGGACGTACGCGACGTGATGACCGATCCCCAGTACGCGGCCCTGGACACCGTCACCACGGTCGACGACCCGGAGCTCGGCCCGCTGCGCATGCAGAACGTCCTGTTCCGCCTCTCCGAGACGCCGGGCTCGATCGGCTGGGCGGGTCGCCCCCATGGAGCGGACACGGCGGAGGTCCTGACCGAACTGGGCCTGACGGAAGGGGAGATCGCGGGCCTGCGCAAGGAGGGCGCCCTGTGAAGGAGACGCCGCTGACCTGGCTGTACGCGCCCGGAGACCGGCCGTCCGTCGTGGCGAAGGCGCTGCTCGCGGGCGCCGACGCCGTCATCGTCGACCTGGAGGACGCGGTCGGGCCCGACCGCAAGGCGTACGCGCGCGCGGCGACGGCCGAGCTGCTCTCCGAGACTCCCGCCGTCCCGGTCCACGTCCGCGTGAACGCCCTGGACGGTCCGCTTGCCGAGGCCGACCTCGGGGCGATCGCGCACCTCCCCGGGGTGTCCGGTCTCCGTCTGCCCAAGGTGACCTGCCCCGCCGACGTCGTACGCGTCGCGGAGCGCTCCGCTCCGGCGGACGGCGGCGCCCCCGCCCTGCACGCCCTGATCGAATCGGCCCTGGGCCTGGAGCACGCCTTCGCCATCGCCACCGCGCACCCGGCCCTGCGCGGCGTCTCCATCGGCGAGGCGGATCTCCGTGCGGACCTGGGGGTACGTGACGACGCGGGCCTCGACTGGCCCCGTGCGCGCGTGGTGGTGGCCGCCCGGGCCGCGGGCCTGGCACCGCCCGCCCAGTCGGTGTACGCCGACATCCGTGACATCGAGGGCCTGGCGGCGTCCTGCGCGCACGGCCGTTCCCTGGGTTTCCTCGGCCGTGCGGCGATCCACCCCCGCCAGCTCCCGGCCATCGAACGCGCCTACCTCCCCACCCCGGAGGAGATCGACCACGCCGAGCAGATCGTCAAGGCATCGACGACGGAGGAGGGCGCCCTGGCTCTCCCGGACGGCACCTTCGTGGACAAGGCCGTCGTGGAGGGCGCGCGGCGGGTGCTCGACCTGGCGCGGCGGCGCCCATAGCGATGGGGCCACCAGATCCGTGATCCGGTGGCCCCATCGACGTACGCGACGGCAGAGAGCGCGTCAGCCCTTCTTGGCGGACTCGGCTCCGGCTCCGTCCTTGCCCTTGTCCTTGTCGCCGTCTTCGTCCTTGACCTTGTCCGGGTCCGTGTCGGCGTCCTTGGACAGGTCGGTCCTCGCCTTGTCCTCGTCCTTGGGCGACTCGCCCGGCGAGTCAACCTCGCCGTCCGGCGCGGGCTCGACGATCTCCTCGCGCCCGGGGCGCTTCTTCGCGGAGAGCACGAAGTACACGACGGCGAGCACGAACACCGCGATGGCGGTCCAGACGTTCAGGCGCAGTCCGAGCACGTGGTGCGCGTCGTCGACCCGCATGTACTCGATCCAGCCGCGGCCTGCGCAGTACGAGGCGACGTACAGGGCGAACGCCCGGCCGTGGCCCAGCTTGAAGCGGCGGTCGGCCCAGATGACCAGGAAGCCCACACCGATGCACCAGAGGGACTCGTAGAGGAACGTCGGGTGGTACGTGCCGGGTACCCGGCCGTCCTCCGCCGACGTGATCTTCAGGGCCCACGGCAGATCCGTGGCCTTGCCGTACAGCTCCTGGTTGAACCAGTTGCCCCAGCGGCCGATCGCCTGGGCGAAGGCGATGCCGGGGGCGAGGGCGTCGGCCCAGGCGGGCAGCGGGATGCCGCGCCGGCGACAGCCGATCCAGGCACCGACCGCGCCGAACGCGATCGCGCCCCAGATACCGAGGCCGCCCTCCCAGATCTTGAAGGCGTCCACCCAGTCACGGCCGTCGCTGAAGTACAGCTGGTAGTCCGTGATCACGTGGTAGAGACGCCCGCCGACGAGGCCGAACGGCACGGCCCAGACGGAGATGTCGGCCACGGTGCCTGGACGGCCCCCGCGAGCGATCCACCGCTTGTTGCCGAGCCAGACGGCGACGAAGACGCCGATGATGATGCAGAACGCGTAGCCGCGCAGCGGAATGGGTCCGAGTTCGACCACACCGCGCGACGGGCTGGGAATGAAGGCAAGGTCCATGGCAGGTCCGACGCTACCGTGCCGGGTGGTGCCCGAGGCAACCAGCCCGGCTACGTCTCCATAACAGGACCTCACCGCTAGCCCTTGCTGGCTGCTTCGACCTTCGCCTTCAGCTTCGCCGGGGTCAGCGGGTTCTTCTGGTCGGCGAAGATGTTCTTGCCGTCGAGCAGCACGCTCGGCGTGCCCTGCAGGCCCGCCTCCTGGAAGGCCTTGTTCGACTTCTGGGCCCAGCTGTCGTGCTTGCCGTCGTCCACGCACTTCTTGAAGGTGTCGTTGACGAGCCCGTCCACCTTGCCCGCGAGCTCGATCAGCTTGCTGTTCTTGCTGAACGCGTCGTCCGCCTCCGGCGGCTGGTTCATGAACAGCACGTCGTGGTACGGCGTGAACTTCCCGGCGTCCTGGGCGCAGGCCGCGGCGTTCGCCGCGCGCAGGGAGCCGCTGCCGCCCATGTTCCCGTCGATGATCGTCGCCAGGTGGTACTCGACCTTGAGCTGTCCCTTGCCGGTGAGCTCGTGGATCGTCTTGCGGTACATGTCCTCGAACTGCTTGCAGGCGGGGCAGCGGAAGTCCTCCCAGATGGTGAGGGTGGACTTGGCGCCGGCCTTGCCGACGGGGATGGCGAGCTGATCCTCACCGGTCGCCCCCTTGGGGACCGACAAGGGACCCGAAGTATCTTTGTCGTCACCCGAGTTGGCAGCGACCAGACCGGCCACGGCGGCGAGCGCGAGCACGCCCACGACGGCGGCACTCACGATCAACACCCTGCGCTGCTTGTCCCGCGACTTCTGCCGCTCTCGCTCTTCCGCCAGCCGGTCGCGGGCCGCGCGCTTTCCCTCACGGTTCTTCTCGCTCACACCCCGCCAACGAACCGGGGAGGCACGAGCATGCCTCCCCGGTCCCAGGTCCACCCGTACGAGTTACGCGTTGCCGCGGACTCCCTGGGCGAGATCACTCGCGAGCGTGCGTACGGCGTCCAGTCCTGCCGCCTCGTCCTCGGCGTCCAGCATCCGCTGCACGAAGGCCGAGCCGACGATCACGCCGTCGGCGAAGCCGGCGACCTCGGCGGCCTGGCGGGCGTTGGAGACCCCGAGGCCGACGCAGACCGGCAGCTCGGTGGTGGCCTTGGTACGCCGCACCAGTTCCTGCGCCTGCTCGCCCACGGACTCACGGGTGCCCGTGACGCCCATCAGGGACGCCGCGTACACGAAGCCGGAACCGGCCGCGGTGATGGTGGCGAGGCGCTCGTCCTTGCTGCTCGGCGCGACGACGAAGACCGTCGCGAGGCCGTGCTTCTCGGCGTGCTCCCTCCACAGGCCCGACTCCTGGACGGGCAGGTCGGGCAGGATGCACCCGGCGCCGCCCGCCTCGGCGAGCTCGGCGGTGAAGCGCTCGACGCCGTAGCGGTCGATGGGGTTCCAGTACGTCATGACGAGCACGGGCTTGCCCGTGGCCGCGTGGGCCTCGCGGACCGTGCGCATCACGTCGGCGATCTTCAGGCCCGCCTTGAGCGCGATGTCGTCGGCGGTCTGGATGACGGGACCGTCGAGGACCGGGTCGCTGTGCGGAAGGCCGACCTCCACGACGTCGGCGCCGCCGTCGAAGACGGCCTTGATGGCCGCGATGCCGCCGTCCACGGTCGGGAACCCGGCCGGGAGGTAGGCGATGAGGGCGGAGCGCCCCTCGGCCTTGGCGGCCGCGAGGGTGTCGTCCAACAGACTGATGTTGCCGCTCACTTGGCGTCCCCCTCGATCTCCGCGGCGTCTCCTGCCGCGTCCGCCGCGACGGCGGCGTCCGTGTCGTACAGGCCGAAGTAACGGGCGGCCGTGTCCATGTCCTTGTCGCCGCGCCCGGACAGGTTGATGATGATCAGCCCGTCCTTGCCCAGCTCCTTGCCGACCTCAAGAGCCCCGGCGAGCGCGTGGGCGCTCTCGATGGCCGGAATGATGCCCTCGGTGCGCGACAGGAGGCGCAGCGCCTGCATGGCCGCGTCGTCGGTGACGGCGCGGTACTCGCCGCGGCCGCTGTCCTTGAGGTAGGCGTGCTCGGGGCCGATGCCCGGGTAGTCGAGCCCGGCGGAGATCGAGTAGGGCTCGGTGATCTGCCCTTCCTCGTCCTGGAGGACGTAGGACCGCGAGCCGTGCAGGATGCCCGGCTCCCCGGCGGTCAGCGTGGCCGCGTGCTCGCCGGTCTCGACGCCGTGCCCTGCGGGCTCGCAGCCGATGAGCCGGACGTCCGCGTCCGGGATGAAGGCGTGGAAGAGGCCGATGGCGTTCGAGCCGCCGCCCACGCACGCGACGGCGGCGTCGGGGAGGCGTCCGGCGCGCTCGATGATCTGGCGCCGCGCCTCCACGCCGATGACGCGGTGGAAGTCGCGCACCATGGCGGGGAAGGGGTGCGGTCCCGCCACGGTCCCGAAGAGGTAGTGCGTGCGGTCGACGTTGGCCACCCAGTCGCGGAACGCCTCGTTGATGGCGTCCTTCAGGGTCCTGCTACCGGACTTCACGGCGATGACCTCGGCGCCGAGCATGCGCATGCGGGCCACGTTCAGGGCCTGGCGCTCGGTGTCGATCTCGCCCATGTAGATGGTGCATTCGAGGCCGAAGAGCGCGCAGGCGG
This region includes:
- a CDS encoding ADP-ribosylglycohydrolase family protein, which produces MIRLTWVQPEDLIGHELRQSEEEGKDVSSVRSRWLKAGGHLAPPRAGASPTPPAPHLRALAEELLTELSQPPSLCPPAPVNKAPLQAVSGRGGLGEKEALRHRLHAAWLGRAAGCLLGKPVEKLPLEAIRSLAKATGNWPLCTWFTEKGLPQDLKNTHPWNKRSAHTSLAENIDGMPEDDDLNYPLLNLRLLQRHGKDFTTTDVARLWLDELPAARTFTAERIAYRNLLTGIEPPHTATHHNPFREWIGALIRADVHGWTNPGAPTAAAGQARRDASLSHTANGVYGAMFAAATIAEAAAGTGDVHHCLRTGLTVVPRDSRLAHAIHHGIQLAQSTQHFDDVVDDLHAAHGHHHWVHVIPNAALLSAALTHADGDFTGSITRAVSGGWDTDSNGATAGSIAGLLAGHPGALPDRWTSPLKNRLASSVPGFDGIGFDTLADLTTELAAPSELAQETQERAHP
- a CDS encoding ADP-ribosylglycohydrolase family protein, which encodes MKASMEPTGPDLPDRITACLVGAAVGDAIGGPVEGYSPEQIVERHGGRVHGIVGPWNGDQWRTARPIAPYHKGDGHITDDTLMTHALIRVYAIVRDHLDAYAVADHLVPDLMTNPRWIPEMETETIPLHRVFLAEKWIVARLHYGHVDPREAGTGNIVNCGAAMYMAPVGLVNAANPEGAYAEALDIAGAHQSSYGREAAAVFAAAVAAACTPGATPTSVIDTALSLAKDGTRAAIESAVEVASHHRDFESALDPLRTAVIPFDTVGPDYRAPSLGARRPSRLHSIEELPIALGMLLVGDGDYRHTVLGSVNYGRDCDSIATMSGALAGALGSEAPPEWSKTVAEASRLDLHAPAATLAEVTREIFTRDVRRRRAHEAAYAALTATP
- the lgt gene encoding prolipoprotein diacylglyceryl transferase, which translates into the protein MDLAFIPSPSRGVVELGPIPLRGYAFCIIIGVFVAVWLGNKRWIARGGRPGTVADISVWAVPFGLVGGRLYHVITDYQLYFSDGRDWVDAFKIWEGGLGIWGAIAFGAVGAWIGCRRRGIPLPAWADALAPGIAFAQAIGRWGNWFNQELYGKATDLPWALKITSAEDGRVPGTYHPTFLYESLWCIGVGFLVIWADRRFKLGHGRAFALYVASYCAGRGWIEYMRVDDAHHVLGLRLNVWTAIAVFVLAVVYFVLSAKKRPGREEIVEPAPDGEVDSPGESPKDEDKARTDLSKDADTDPDKVKDEDGDKDKGKDGAGAESAKKG
- the trpB gene encoding tryptophan synthase subunit beta, translating into MSSEYFHPDPEGQVPSAEGYFGAFGGKFIPEALVAAVDEVAVEYDKAKNDPEFARELDDLLVNYTGRPSSLTEVPRFAEHAGGARVFLKREDLNHTGSHKINNVLGQALLTKRMGKTRVIAETGAGQHGVATATACALFGLECTIYMGEIDTERQALNVARMRMLGAEVIAVKSGSRTLKDAINEAFRDWVANVDRTHYLFGTVAGPHPFPAMVRDFHRVIGVEARRQIIERAGRLPDAAVACVGGGSNAIGLFHAFIPDADVRLIGCEPAGHGVETGEHAATLTAGEPGILHGSRSYVLQDEEGQITEPYSISAGLDYPGIGPEHAYLKDSGRGEYRAVTDDAAMQALRLLSRTEGIIPAIESAHALAGALEVGKELGKDGLIIINLSGRGDKDMDTAARYFGLYDTDAAVAADAAGDAAEIEGDAK
- a CDS encoding CoA transferase, which produces MTAPLSGLRVLDLATLFAGPLAATMLGDFGAEVIKVEHPRRPDPSRGHGPSKDGVGLWWKILGRNKRTMTLDLSTPGGRETLLRLASTADVVVENFRPGTLEKWDLGWEELSGVNPRLVLTRVTGFGQFGPYSRRPGFGTLAEAMSGFAAITGEPDGPPTLPPFGLADSIAGLATAYAVMTALAARDRTGKGQVVDMAIIEPILTVLGPQPLWYDQLGHVQPRTGNRSTNNAPRNTYRTADGSWVAVSTSAQSIAERVMRLVGRPELISEPWFTTGADRAAHADELDGAVGAWIALHTRAEVIEAFEKAEAAVAPIQDVRDVMTDPQYAALDTVTTVDDPELGPLRMQNVLFRLSETPGSIGWAGRPHGADTAEVLTELGLTEGEIAGLRKEGAL
- the trpA gene encoding tryptophan synthase subunit alpha encodes the protein MSGNISLLDDTLAAAKAEGRSALIAYLPAGFPTVDGGIAAIKAVFDGGADVVEVGLPHSDPVLDGPVIQTADDIALKAGLKIADVMRTVREAHAATGKPVLVMTYWNPIDRYGVERFTAELAEAGGAGCILPDLPVQESGLWREHAEKHGLATVFVVAPSSKDERLATITAAGSGFVYAASLMGVTGTRESVGEQAQELVRRTKATTELPVCVGLGVSNARQAAEVAGFADGVIVGSAFVQRMLDAEDEAAGLDAVRTLASDLAQGVRGNA
- a CDS encoding thioredoxin domain-containing protein translates to MSEKNREGKRAARDRLAEERERQKSRDKQRRVLIVSAAVVGVLALAAVAGLVAANSGDDKDTSGPLSVPKGATGEDQLAIPVGKAGAKSTLTIWEDFRCPACKQFEDMYRKTIHELTGKGQLKVEYHLATIIDGNMGGSGSLRAANAAACAQDAGKFTPYHDVLFMNQPPEADDAFSKNSKLIELAGKVDGLVNDTFKKCVDDGKHDSWAQKSNKAFQEAGLQGTPSVLLDGKNIFADQKNPLTPAKLKAKVEAASKG
- a CDS encoding ADP-ribosylglycohydrolase family protein; translation: MQGADQQGVQQSEASASHIEGLLLGLAAGDAAGWPAAKHRAARMPEWTRRLTRELDTFAEQNATTTLPVPIALNQPPEPLRLGPSDDAEWAAFAAESLLRAADGTLDPQLSRDRRVRAALDLAWNTLASEIAAAAARAPEVESAVLPLRARISVRAGLGNLATGLRPPATGHDNPHFFDDAACVRACVLALVHPGDPEQAAALAEFDARYTQDGDGVHGARAMAAAIAAALGGADVETTVDAALAQLPEHTEIGRNAWHAVKLARTQTTEDGAFGLVPLLEHQIVDHVYSYGIAAAETVPVALALTTAARGRIRDAVPAAACLSRVADSAPALAGALTGALGTATAIPDSWRDACRTLSGCALPRLAGTDLVELAGHLAATELTAPGGQFRHEGINGTNGPGSP
- a CDS encoding CoA ester lyase, which encodes MKETPLTWLYAPGDRPSVVAKALLAGADAVIVDLEDAVGPDRKAYARAATAELLSETPAVPVHVRVNALDGPLAEADLGAIAHLPGVSGLRLPKVTCPADVVRVAERSAPADGGAPALHALIESALGLEHAFAIATAHPALRGVSIGEADLRADLGVRDDAGLDWPRARVVVAARAAGLAPPAQSVYADIRDIEGLAASCAHGRSLGFLGRAAIHPRQLPAIERAYLPTPEEIDHAEQIVKASTTEEGALALPDGTFVDKAVVEGARRVLDLARRRP
- the rbsK gene encoding ribokinase, with amino-acid sequence MTHIAVLGSTNMDLVAYVSKAPQLGETVTGREFRTLPGGKGANQAVAAARAGADAVSMIGAVGADAFGTQLRAALEHSGVDIDLLRTVDTAATGTAHIVVDDEGGNAIVVIPGANGTLTALAPGDEGLIASADALLLQLEIPVDGVLAAAQAARRHGVRTILTPAPAQPLPPELLDSIDLLVPNEYEAATLTGLTDPHDAARSLLSQVPEVVITLGSRGSLYAARGAEPVMVEAPHVTAVDTTGAGDTFVGTLAVALAEGGSVADALTWASSAAALSVQRPGASSSMPFRSEIDTQANGFRTNGTTS